The Mycolicibacterium mageritense genome contains a region encoding:
- a CDS encoding thiamine pyrophosphate-dependent enzyme, which translates to MAALAPTIDVRTVVAADSNMASYYGALSNLPVHRPAGFLYPTGVGTLGYGLPAALGAALAETDSRVMALMGDGGIMFTMPELAAAAQQGVALPVVVVDNGGYGEIRNEMDDRGEPLTAVALGGVDFPGLARAMGCHGVTITEVSELTGAVETAFAADRPTLIHVREHSRASQ; encoded by the coding sequence ATGGCGGCGTTGGCGCCCACCATCGACGTGCGCACGGTCGTCGCGGCCGACAGCAACATGGCGTCGTATTACGGTGCGCTGTCCAACCTTCCGGTACACCGGCCGGCCGGATTCCTCTACCCCACCGGCGTCGGCACCCTGGGCTACGGGCTGCCCGCGGCGCTCGGCGCGGCCCTGGCCGAAACAGACTCGCGGGTCATGGCGCTCATGGGTGACGGCGGCATCATGTTCACCATGCCGGAGCTGGCCGCCGCCGCACAGCAGGGTGTGGCGTTGCCGGTCGTCGTGGTGGACAACGGCGGCTACGGCGAGATCCGCAACGAGATGGACGACCGCGGCGAGCCCTTGACGGCCGTCGCGCTCGGTGGCGTCGATTTCCCGGGCCTAGCGCGGGCGATGGGCTGCCACGGCGTGACCATCACCGAGGTTTCGGAGTTGACCGGCGCCGTCGAGACCGCCTTCGCGGCCGACCGGCCCACCCTGATCCACGTGCGCGAGCACAGCCGGGCCAGCCAGTAG
- a CDS encoding aminotransferase class I/II-fold pyridoxal phosphate-dependent enzyme, producing the protein MSSTEPIDQDRAPYADAMRAYGEGPWIRVHVPGHMGDPKRHPLLAEWFGDRVLELDVPPLIEGVDITPDPTPITQAQALAAHAWGAARTWFLTNGGSQANHLAVMCARQLGETLVVQRSVHSSVVDALVLAGLHSAFVHPSVDDHLGIAHGVTAADLSAALDANPDAAAAHLITPSYFGSVSDVAALAEVAHDHGVPLIVDEAWGAHFGFHPALPANALSKGADLVCSSTHKLGGSLTQSAMLHLGAGPFAKQLEPMVVRGLHTVQSTSTSGILLASLDLARRQLATGQAGIGESVVVADEIRARIRARGRFRIASDDFLEFPDVVAVDPLRVAIDTSAGGISGVRASKLLINEHKIHVEVATGAAIVMVIGAGSAPDVDRIVDALHALPEEGDSTGAEHTALKVPPPGESRMTVRQAFFSPVEVVGVEAAVGRVSADTLAAYPPGIPNVLPGEVITAELVDFFRGTTAHGGYVRGAVDRAVTGFRVVSDQHSDQIWKES; encoded by the coding sequence GTGAGCTCCACCGAACCGATCGATCAGGACCGTGCGCCATACGCCGACGCGATGCGCGCCTACGGCGAGGGCCCGTGGATCCGGGTGCACGTGCCCGGCCACATGGGCGACCCGAAGCGTCATCCGCTGCTCGCGGAATGGTTCGGCGACCGGGTGCTCGAACTCGACGTACCGCCGCTGATCGAAGGCGTCGACATCACGCCGGACCCAACGCCTATCACCCAGGCCCAGGCATTGGCAGCACACGCCTGGGGCGCCGCCCGGACGTGGTTTCTCACCAACGGCGGATCGCAGGCCAACCACCTCGCGGTGATGTGCGCGCGCCAGCTCGGCGAGACGCTCGTGGTCCAGCGCAGCGTGCACTCCAGCGTGGTCGACGCGCTCGTGCTGGCGGGCCTGCACTCGGCATTCGTCCATCCGTCGGTCGACGACCACCTCGGCATAGCGCACGGTGTGACGGCCGCCGACCTGTCCGCTGCGCTCGACGCCAACCCCGACGCCGCGGCCGCGCATCTCATCACGCCGAGCTACTTCGGCTCGGTCAGCGACGTGGCGGCGCTGGCCGAGGTCGCCCACGACCACGGCGTGCCGCTCATCGTCGACGAAGCCTGGGGCGCACACTTCGGCTTCCATCCCGCGCTACCCGCCAACGCCCTTTCCAAGGGCGCCGACCTGGTGTGCTCGAGCACGCACAAACTGGGCGGCAGCCTCACCCAGTCGGCGATGCTGCACCTGGGCGCCGGGCCGTTCGCCAAGCAGCTCGAGCCCATGGTTGTTCGCGGCCTGCACACCGTGCAGTCGACGTCGACCAGCGGCATCCTGCTCGCGTCGCTAGACCTGGCCCGCAGGCAACTGGCGACGGGGCAAGCCGGGATCGGCGAATCGGTGGTCGTCGCCGACGAGATCCGGGCGCGGATCCGCGCCAGGGGCCGGTTCCGCATCGCAAGCGACGACTTCCTGGAGTTCCCCGACGTGGTCGCGGTCGACCCCCTGCGCGTGGCCATCGACACGTCGGCAGGCGGGATCAGTGGCGTCCGGGCCAGCAAGCTGCTGATCAACGAGCACAAGATCCACGTCGAGGTGGCGACCGGCGCCGCGATCGTGATGGTGATCGGCGCCGGGTCCGCACCCGACGTGGACCGGATCGTCGACGCCCTGCACGCGCTGCCCGAGGAGGGCGACTCGACGGGCGCCGAACACACCGCATTGAAGGTGCCGCCGCCCGGCGAGAGCCGCATGACGGTGCGCCAGGCGTTCTTCTCGCCCGTCGAGGTCGTCGGCGTCGAAGCGGCCGTCGGCCGGGTCAGCGCCGACACGCTCGCGGCCTATCCGCCCGGCATCCCGAACGTGCTGCCCGGCGAGGTGATCACCGCCGAACTCGTCGACTTCTTCCGCGGTACCACGGCACACGGCGGTTACGTCCGCGGCGCCGTCGACCGCGCGGTCACCGGCTTCCGCGTGGTCTCCGACCAGCACTCCGATCAGATCTGGAAGGAATCATGA
- a CDS encoding amidohydrolase, producing MTDVIFRNAVVHTVDPDRPAAAAVAVTGDRITAVGDDATVTALAGPGTEVVDLGGRLLLPGFVDAHNHLRLGSDVASAQLAGAATLDEVYRRLTDWIAANPDASWIEGESLDYSAFPTGQMPTAADLDAITGDKPAFVLTYDVHTAWLNTAALRFLGITRDHTELPFGTAKLDPQTGEPTGFLTNFAVKGLARDGQRAMAEFLPWASEDRRYGRLLSSLDMAIANGLTTVVEPQNSLDDIGLFTRARNEGRLKSRVIAGLFHPRGTPASDLADFAAAIKQYQDDQFRLGPLKLYIDDVVEPHTAALLEPYYNEPGNRGATYYEPAEFAEILTRLDAAGFQAFVHATGDRGIRTVLDGVAAARAANGARDARHQIVHVECLHPDDVARFAELGVVACMQPRHGAPDVAGPGKDWAEAIGPERSEHAWAFRSLQQAGAVLAFSSDWTVAEMDPLSHLYTAVTRRGRGDTPAWVPEQGITLHEAVYAYTMGSAYANFCEDNRGSITPGKYADFAVVSDNIFAGPPEAIRDAAIDMTIVGGQIVYNRTSAA from the coding sequence ATGACCGACGTCATCTTTCGCAACGCGGTCGTCCACACGGTCGACCCGGACCGACCTGCCGCGGCGGCCGTGGCCGTCACCGGTGACCGCATCACCGCCGTCGGCGACGACGCCACCGTCACTGCCCTGGCCGGCCCCGGCACCGAAGTCGTCGACCTCGGCGGCCGGCTGCTGCTGCCGGGCTTCGTCGACGCCCACAACCACCTGCGGCTCGGCTCGGACGTGGCGAGCGCGCAGCTCGCCGGGGCGGCAACCCTCGACGAGGTCTACCGCCGGCTGACCGATTGGATCGCGGCCAATCCGGATGCCTCGTGGATCGAGGGCGAAAGCCTGGACTACAGCGCGTTCCCCACGGGCCAGATGCCCACGGCCGCCGACCTCGACGCCATCACCGGGGACAAGCCGGCGTTCGTGCTGACCTACGACGTCCACACGGCGTGGCTCAACACGGCCGCCCTGCGGTTCCTCGGCATCACGCGCGATCACACCGAGTTGCCGTTCGGCACTGCGAAACTGGATCCGCAGACCGGTGAACCCACCGGGTTCCTGACCAACTTCGCGGTCAAGGGACTGGCCCGCGACGGCCAGCGCGCGATGGCCGAGTTCCTGCCGTGGGCGTCGGAGGACCGGCGCTACGGACGGCTGCTGTCGAGCCTCGACATGGCCATCGCGAACGGGTTGACCACGGTCGTCGAACCACAGAACTCGCTGGACGACATCGGCCTGTTCACCCGGGCCCGCAACGAGGGCCGGCTGAAGTCGCGGGTGATCGCCGGGCTTTTCCATCCGCGCGGCACCCCGGCCTCAGACCTGGCCGACTTCGCCGCCGCGATCAAGCAGTATCAGGACGACCAGTTCCGGCTCGGGCCGCTCAAGCTCTACATCGACGACGTCGTCGAGCCGCACACCGCCGCACTGCTCGAGCCGTACTACAACGAGCCCGGCAACCGCGGCGCGACGTACTACGAGCCTGCCGAATTCGCAGAGATCCTCACGCGCCTGGACGCCGCGGGCTTCCAGGCCTTCGTCCACGCGACAGGCGATCGCGGCATCCGCACCGTGCTGGACGGGGTCGCGGCCGCGCGCGCCGCCAACGGGGCGCGCGACGCCCGGCACCAGATCGTGCACGTCGAATGCCTGCACCCCGACGACGTGGCGCGATTCGCCGAACTGGGCGTGGTCGCCTGCATGCAGCCTCGGCACGGCGCGCCCGACGTGGCCGGCCCCGGCAAGGACTGGGCCGAGGCCATCGGGCCGGAACGCTCGGAGCACGCGTGGGCGTTCCGCAGCCTGCAGCAGGCCGGCGCGGTGCTGGCCTTCTCAAGCGACTGGACCGTCGCCGAGATGGACCCGCTGTCCCACCTGTACACCGCCGTCACGCGGCGCGGCCGCGGTGACACCCCGGCGTGGGTGCCCGAACAGGGCATCACGCTGCACGAGGCCGTGTACGCCTACACCATGGGCAGCGCCTACGCGAACTTCTGCGAGGACAACCGAGGGTCGATCACACCGGGCAAGTACGCCGACTTCGCGGTGGTCTCCGACAACATCTTCGCGGGCCCACCCGAGGCGATCCGGGACGCCGCGATCGACATGACGATCGTGGGCGGCCAGATCGTCTACAACCGAACCTCGGCAGCATGA